Genomic DNA from Theobroma cacao cultivar B97-61/B2 chromosome 3, Criollo_cocoa_genome_V2, whole genome shotgun sequence:
GCAAGGAGATAAgttaatataaaaagataGTAGATGGTCACTTAATCTATggctttatttttcataataaatattatcttagtgctaatattttatacaactaatatatttatacaaatcCATCAAATGTACATCTCAAACTGGCTGATTCAAGCAACTATAACACTCAATTAGTTGATTTCTTGATATGAAGTTTTGCACTATGTTTTCTAAGCTTCTGCTATGGCAAGAAACTTTTTCCAAATTGTCTCACAAGTTTtctgttttggttaaaattttactgTGTGGTTATACACCCACGAGAAATGTAATCCTTCAACTATTCCTGAATACAACAATATTGTGATGTGCCAAAGACTTTAGATAGGTAACTCATGCGATGGCTTACTCGCTTAGCATCCAAAATCCAACTATAAATAGTCCAAAATCCCAATGAATACGACACGAAATTGAGAAAGAAAGTTAACCAATAAGATAAAAGTAGTCATGGCAATTCTCAGGTCACTGCTCTGTCTCATCAGCTGGCAAGCTACAGCACTACTTCTGTTGCTGGCTGTAGCCGCAGTGCAGTCCCAGACGGCTAAGGCACAGAGCTGCCCAAATGAGCTCAACAGGCTCAATGTGTGCGCACCCTTTGTAGTGCCTGGTGTCCCCGAGGCCACTCCTA
This window encodes:
- the LOC108661369 gene encoding protein MEN-8 produces the protein MAILRSLLCLISWQATALLLLLAVAAVQSQTAKAQSCPNELNRLNVCAPFVVPGVPEATPSSDCCAALQSVQHDCLCNTLRIASRLPSRCNIPALSCGN